In a single window of the Halobaculum lipolyticum genome:
- a CDS encoding GNAT family N-acetyltransferase codes for MTPDGADGDGRPGERVVVDRGTIEDVDATAELWVDLARDQRAHGSHLLAAPNRESAGDAVAHAVVTGGLLVARATDRGGGGDRTADGRDVVGFVTFGRESGRYRQDVERGSVYNLYVREAYRDAGVGSRLLHGAERALAETGADLVSLEAMAGNLDARRFYERHGYHEHRVEMEKSLEAVGNDSD; via the coding sequence ATGACTCCCGACGGAGCCGACGGCGACGGACGGCCCGGCGAGCGCGTCGTCGTCGACCGGGGAACCATCGAGGACGTGGACGCGACGGCCGAACTGTGGGTCGACCTCGCGCGCGACCAGCGCGCACACGGCTCGCACCTGCTGGCGGCGCCGAACCGCGAGAGCGCCGGCGACGCCGTCGCCCACGCCGTCGTCACGGGCGGACTGCTGGTGGCGCGGGCGACCGACCGGGGCGGCGGGGGCGACCGGACCGCCGACGGCCGCGACGTCGTCGGCTTCGTCACGTTCGGGCGCGAGTCGGGGCGGTACCGGCAGGACGTCGAGCGCGGGAGCGTCTACAACCTCTACGTGCGGGAGGCGTACCGCGACGCGGGCGTCGGCTCGCGGCTGTTGCACGGCGCCGAGCGGGCGCTGGCCGAGACCGGCGCCGACCTCGTGTCGCTGGAGGCGATGGCCGGGAACCTCGACGCCCGTCGCTTCTACGAGCGTCACGGCTACCACGAGCACCGCGTCGAGATGGAGAAGTCGCTGGAGGCTGTCGGAAACGATAGCGATTAA
- a CDS encoding branched-chain amino acid ABC transporter permease, with protein MGISETYSRGRQLAVERPFVLVVAGIVALLGFDIVRQLATPGGVSTAQLATYLWDGLVVGLSIGLAGVGLSMTYSILNFANFGHGDYVTSGAFAGWAVTWLFAGVGQFDLSTLLFIGSVSTRDLGVSAFATPLAIVAGLIVAAVAAIVLSLVIDRLVYKPMRDQEGIALLIASIGVALALRYTIYIVFGQRTRGLTDAQSVPEVAFPIGGGQTLALGGHEITLVVIAAALMLGVHLLLQTTKLGKAMRAMADNEDLARVTGIPTERVVRFTWIIGGGLAGAGGFLIALERGAMNFQFGWVLLLLIFAAVILGGIGSIYGAMFGGITMGLAQSLSLVWIPSEFSTVAAFGVMIFVLLFKPEGLFSGVTTA; from the coding sequence ATGGGCATTAGCGAAACGTACTCACGCGGCAGACAACTCGCCGTCGAGCGGCCGTTCGTCCTCGTCGTGGCGGGGATCGTCGCGCTGCTCGGGTTCGACATCGTCCGGCAGTTGGCGACCCCGGGCGGGGTCTCGACCGCCCAACTCGCCACGTATCTGTGGGACGGGCTGGTCGTCGGTCTCTCGATCGGATTGGCGGGTGTCGGTCTCTCGATGACGTACAGTATTCTGAACTTCGCGAACTTCGGGCACGGCGACTACGTGACCAGCGGGGCGTTCGCCGGCTGGGCGGTGACGTGGCTGTTCGCCGGCGTCGGCCAGTTCGACCTCTCGACGCTGCTGTTCATCGGCTCGGTGTCGACCCGGGACCTGGGCGTCTCCGCGTTCGCGACGCCGCTCGCGATCGTCGCGGGGCTGATCGTCGCGGCGGTCGCGGCGATCGTTCTCTCGCTGGTGATCGACCGACTCGTCTACAAGCCGATGCGCGACCAGGAGGGGATCGCCCTGCTGATCGCGTCGATCGGCGTCGCGCTGGCGCTGCGGTACACGATCTACATCGTCTTCGGCCAGCGCACCCGCGGGCTGACCGACGCGCAGTCGGTCCCGGAGGTCGCGTTCCCGATCGGCGGGGGCCAGACGCTCGCGCTGGGCGGCCACGAGATCACGCTCGTCGTGATCGCGGCCGCGCTCATGCTGGGCGTCCACCTCCTGCTCCAGACGACGAAACTGGGTAAGGCGATGCGCGCGATGGCCGACAACGAGGACCTCGCGCGCGTCACCGGCATCCCGACCGAGCGGGTCGTCCGCTTCACGTGGATCATCGGCGGCGGCCTCGCGGGCGCCGGCGGCTTCCTCATCGCCTTGGAGCGCGGCGCGATGAACTTCCAGTTCGGCTGGGTGCTCCTGCTGCTCATCTTCGCGGCGGTCATCCTCGGCGGCATCGGTTCCATCTACGGCGCCATGTTCGGCGGGATCACGATGGGGCTGGCACAGAGCCTCTCGCTGGTGTGGATCCCCAGCGAGTTCTCCACCGTCGCGGCGTTCGGCGTGATGATCTTCGTCCTCCTGTTCAAGCCCGAAGGGCTGTTCTCCGGGGTGACGACGGCGTGA